DNA sequence from the Fimbriimonadaceae bacterium genome:
GCGGCTTACGGCAACGCTCGATCTGGCAAGCATAACCGCAGCTATCGACGGCAACATATCCTCTTGGGGGTAACGGGAGCGCCAATCAGATTCAAAACAATTCAAATAATTTCGAGATTTCATGATCCCTCAGATATTTAAACGCGAATAAGTTGACTGAGGAAACACCCACGCTAAAGGTCTCGGCACATCAGGCTCAACAAATGTGCGCCCGATGGATTGTGCGAAAGCCCAAGAGGTTGATTCCCAAGGCCACCAAACGGGCGAAGTGTCGTGAGGATCACTTGCCTTTCTCCCAAGCTGATCTCGACTGCAATGGGGTGCTCGGCATAGGTGCGCACATCGACGCGATTGATGAGAACCTTGACCGTGGCACCTTTTGGCAAGCTGTTTTGAATGGTGGCGAGGTCAAGGGCGCGGTCGGGGGCGATGGGTAGGAATGTCTCCCAAAAACCGTCTGCGAGGGATTGGTACCAGGGTCGGACGTAAGGGAATTCATAGGCGCATTCACGCCATGCTGGCATAGGGATCGTGCCTTCGCCCATCGCGAAGGCAATCATTGAGGAAGTGGTTGCGCTCAGGTCGCTCAGTCGGAAATCGGTAGTGATGAGTTTTGGGTTCTTCAGTCCGGCTCCATCTGGGAAGTGCTCGATCAGCCCATAAGGGTCACGCTTGCCCCAGCCTTCCAATGTCTCAAAGTTCGGCTTCTCGTAGACGTGGAATCGCCATGCGTTCATCAGTCCGTCGGACTTCACCCGTAGCCAGTAACTCCCCGGTTGGTCCATTTGCACACAGATTTCGGCGATCTGTTGGGAATCAGATGGGTGTACGTTGAAATCTTCAGAGCCGCTTTCGACGAATTCGGCGTCACTGGCGTTGTCGATCCGCCACTCCAGCGTTCCTTTGCGTCCATGCTCTGAACCCAGGCCAATCTTCCACAAAATGGTGCCTATACTGTGGTTGTAATCGTCTTTCCAGCCAGGCCGGTTGCCTCCATTAACCCACGGCGGACGTCGGGATGGAATGAGGAAGAAGGCATCGGAGGCGTTCCATTCCCAAGGATCAAGGGCTTCTTTGACTTCGCCCCAGTCATCCAGGTACCCAGCGGTGGAGATGGGGGTGTCCTGCCATCCGGTCACCACATATCCCGCGATTTCCGACCGCGATCGCACCGCCTCCTGCACATATTTACGGATGAACTTGGCTTTCTCGATTGAGCGGAGTTGAAGAAGCCGGTGCCGGCGAGTGTCTTCGGTGTTGGCGAGAGGATGGGTTGGGATGACGCCGGGAAGATTGAGTTGCCACCGGACGCCTTTGTCGTTCAGCGCCGGGTCTGCCGACGCCCAATAAGGGGCTTCTCCTTTGATTCTTGGGAGGTCGCGGTGGACGTCGATGTCGTTGAACTCTCCGAGCAGGATCGGCTGGTTAGGGCGCGGTCCGGGTAGGAGGCTATCCAGGACTTGGGGATAGAAATGGGTGTCGCAATAGGGGTGATAGTCGTAAAAGTCGCCGAATTCGCGGGGGTCTCCACCGTACATCTCGGCGCCGCCGGAGTTGTCTTTGACGAGGGGCAATCCTGTCAGGTCTTTGACCATTTGAACCAGCGATTGACGGTATTCGGGGGGCGTTGCATCGCTCAATTCGCAGCCACAAGTCCAGACAATGATGTTGTCGTGATGCCGGTATTGCTCCACGATTCGATGCATCTCTGCCGCCATCATTCCTTGACGAACGGGGTCGGAGGAGGGGTCCCAGAGTGGAAGCTCAAGCCACGCGAACATCCCTTCTTCTTTGAGAATCTCAAGGTAGCGGTGCGGAGGAATCCAGAGGCAAAACTTGATGAGGTTGAACCCGAGTTTTTTGGCGGCCTGGACCTCTTTGCTGATCAGCTCTTCAGGCGGGTTAGTATGTCCAAGCTCGGCGTACCACCCCCAAGTGAGCGCCCCACGTAGGTACACAGGTTTGCCGTCGATGAGAATCTTGTGTCCCTTCACCGTGACGCGGGATTTTGGTGCGGGGGTGGGCTTCGATAGCGGGTCTTCATTTCCCGCAACTAGCTCAACTGGCTGATAGATCCCTCCGAAGGTGTGATAAACGTAAGGGAGAAAGCCACTGGCTACATCTTTCACGGGGAATGTTTCCCCGCCGTTCTTTATGACTTCAACCTTAAGCTCGGCCTTCTGCCCAGCCCAGCGGGTCACGTCGATGCTGAAGGCATCCCAAAGCCCCTCATGCTCCCCAGCAAGCGTATCGTTGACATACACCTTTGCCTGATAGCTCACTCCGTGGAAGATCAGCCATGCTTTGGTGTTTGCGGGGATTCGGATGGGTCGTTCATAAATCGCAGGCCCTTCCCATCGAACGTCTACGTCCTGTCGCCAGGCATGGGGAACAACGATCTGCTTTGGGTCTGTTGGACCATCGGGCAGAAGATAAGTGACCGTCCAGTCATCAAGCAGCGTTCGGAACCCCATGAATACCAATATTGGCATGGGAAAGCGGCGAATATTGGCACAAAGTTCCAAAGTAGGAATACATGGAGCCCCCTCTATTCGTTATAAAGTGCGTAATGTTTCTTGCTGCGCTTTCACTTACACTCATATCCTCATCGCAAAATTTGGCAGCTTCGGACGCTGCGTCAGAGACCGCCGCTTTGGTCGTGAAGCCGATACGCACTTCGCATGGGATCAAGTTAATGTCCGTTGCTCCTGGTCCGACCGGATCGAAGGTCGTGATTGGGGCCGAAGACAAAACCGTACGAATCGTTGACGCAAGTACTGGAGGGACGGTCATGACGTTTACCGGTCATCCCCAACCCTGTTACGCAGTTGCTTGGAGCCCGAACGGAAAACTGATCGCTTCGGGAGATGAGTCGGCAAGGATTTTCATTTGGGACACAGCGACTGGTAAGAAGCTGCGCGAACTGCGTACACATACACGAGGCATTCAGGCTCTTAGTTTCAGCCCAAACAGCCAGACCCTGATGAGCACAGGCAAGGACGACATGATGCGTGTCTATGACCTGTCCAATGGTAAAGAGATCAAAACCATTGCTGGTAAGGGCACGAACCTTTATGGAGCGCAATATTTAGACAACGGCGGTACCATCGTCGCTTCTCTCGGCGCAGGTGTTAAGCTCACGATCGGCTCAAAGGTGACAACCTTTAACTATCCCGGAAATCAGGGGTACTGGGATGCAGCTTATCTCCCCCAATCGAGCCGAGTTCTTACCGCTGCCCGAGACGGGCGCATCGGGCTATGGGATGCAAAAACGGGCAACCGGATTCAATTCCTCAATGGCCATCAGGATTGGGCTGTCCATGTCGTCGCTACCCCGAACGGCAAGTACGGCATCAGCAGTTCGGCAGACCGAACAGTTCGCGTCTGGGATCTGAAGACTCTTGCGAACGTCGCTACTCTTGAAGATCAGTCTCTTGTTGGCGCCCCGATCACCGTAACCGCCGACGGCAAATATCTGATCTCTTGCAGCTCTTCGGAGTCGCTTCAAGTGAGCGCGTTGAATCCCCCGCAACCGCCAACTCCTGTGAAGGCAACGAAGGCCAAGAAGCGCGGCGGCTAACCCTTCACAAACCAATCCAAATTCAATCCCTCCTTGGCGATGCGCCAAGGAGGGATTCGTTGCTTACAAGCTTTGAAAATGACCGGATAGAGCGTTCCTTGCCAATTTCGGCAATTGTGGATAAATCGAACGTCCCGACGAGAGGCTTTTCGAATCGGCAGGGCGTCCCTTCATGCGAGCTTTGGAGAGAAACCAGAGTGTGATTTTGTGAGTGAAGTGATGCGACCAGAAAACCTTTTTGAAAGCCAAGCAACGATCAAAGTCCTTGGAATTGGCGGTGCCGGATGCAACGCAGTCAACCGTATGATCTCGGAAGGGGTCTTGGGTGTCCAGTTCGTTGCACTCAACACCGACGGGCAGGCTCTGCAACTCTCGCGAGCTTCGAAGAAGCTGCAGATTGGCGAAACGCTCACGCGTGGCCTCGGCGCGGGTGGTGATCCTGTGGTCGGCGAAAAAGCCGCCCACGAAAGCGAAAAGCTGATTGAAGCCGAGCTCGAGGGCGCCGATATGATCTTTATCACGGCGGGCATGGGTGGTGGCACCGGAACCGGTGCAGCTCCGGTTGTCGCCGAGATCGCACGTCGCAAGGGGATCTTGACCGTTGGCGTTGTCACCAAGCCGTTCCTTTTCGAGGGCCCGCGAAGGCGCAAACTTGCCGAAGATGGCGCGGCAAGGCTTAAGGATTCGGTCGACACGCTGATCACAGTCCCCAACGACCGGTTGCTCAGCGTGGTGGAAAAGAAGACTACGATGCAGCAGGCGTTTGCCGAAGCCGACGACGTTCTCCGACAAGGAGTGCAAGGCATCAGCGACATCATCCTGCTTCCCGGTGTGATCAACGTGGACTTTGCCGACGTCAGAAGCGTCATGCGCGGCGCTGGAGTCGCCCTGATGGGACTTGGCAAGGGTGTTGGCGATCAGAGAGCGCGTATGGCTGCTCAGCACGCCGCAAACTCGCCTTTGCTGGAAACCAGCATCCAAGGCGCGAAGCGGTTGCTGGTTAATATCACAGCCGGACCGGACTTCAGCATCGGGGAAGCCCACGAGGCGATGGAGTACATCCTGCAGTTTGCGGACTCTGAAGATGCCGATATCATCATGGGTCACGTCCTGCGCGACAACAGCGAAGGCGAAGTGAGTGTGACTCTGCTCGCCGCAGGCATGACAGGAACTGTTCCACTCCAACACCGAGATCAGGAAGTTTTCGTCACGGACTCGACAGGCACTGTGAATGTTCCTCGACGAGACGTTTCCTCGACGCAACCCAATGCATCAACGCCGCCACCGATAGGGCTTGACGAGATTGACCTCGATATTCCGACGTTCCTTCGACGCCAGCGCAGCGGCAATTAACAATGTGGTTGAGGAGCGAAACGGACTTCGCTCTTCAACCCTCGAATTCATGACCGCTAGGCACTCCGGCGCTACAAGACCGGAGGCAACTGGTCCATAGCTAGCCCCGTCCTCAGTGGCGGGGCATTTTTCTTTTCCGCCTATCTCCCTCCCCTTGCGAAGCGAGGTGAATCAGACCGACGTGCCTGTCCAAGCTTATCGGGGAGAATGTTTTGTCGCAACACAGTTCCTCCCTCCAGGGGCAAGGGATTTCTGCTGCGGCACCCCAAACGCCGCTGGAGGGACACTGTCCACAGTGTCCAAAAGCCTTTGGTCATCGAGGACGATGACCCTACAGCCTGGGCTTAGGCACGAACCCCCATCCCTCAGCTCACTGCGTTCGCAGGTCCCTTCCCCCTAAACGCAGAGGGAAGGGATATCTCTTGCGGCCCTCCAACTCTGGCCGCGCAGGTGAATCCTCCATAATTCTCCCATGACCCTTGGCGAGTGGATTCCCCAAGCTGGAGCTGCGCTTCGTCAGAACGGCGTCGAATCCCCCACGCTTGAGGCACAGGTGCTCGCCGCGCACACGCTCGGGCGCGACCGCAGCTGGGTTCTTGCCCACCCCGAAGCCGAGCTTCCCGAGCTTGCCGCGAATGCTCTGCTCGAACGCCGTCTGGGGCATGAGCCGCTGGCCTATATCCTCGGATATCGCGAGTTTTACGGACGCCGGTTTGCCGTGAATCCGAGCGTTCTGATCCCTCGCCAGGACACTGAGACGCTGATCGAGGCCGCCCTCATGCACCCTGCGCTCACGTCGGACAATCCTTTGCGCGTTCTCGACATCGGCACCGGCTCCGGCTGTATCGCGATCACGCTGAAGCTGGAGCGACCGCTTTGGAGCATAGCAGCGACCGACATCTCCCCGAAAGCTCTCCAGAGTGCCGAGCTGAATGCGGAGAGCCTTGGCGCGGTGGTTCGGCTGCTGCAAGGCGACCTCTTCGAGCCGGTGCAGGGAGAGACGTTCGATCTGATCGTCAGCAATCCACCCTATATCGGCATTCATGAGGAGCTTGCGCCGGAAGTGCGCGAGCATGAGCCTGCATCGGCGCTTTTTGGCGGGGAGAGCGGGGATGAGTTCTACCGGCGTCTGGCCAGGGAGGTTGGGCCGCATCTGGCGGAAGGGGGCTGGGTGTTCGTCGAGGTGGGCTACCAGCAGGCTGAGGCAGTGCGGGGACTGCTTGAGGCGCAGGGGATGCGGTTTGGGCAGGCTTATGCGGACATACAAGGGCACCAGCGCATCCTTTCGTTTTCGTTGGGATAGGGCTTGCTCTGCGAGTTTTTCGTTTGCGTCACCCCCACCAAGTTCGTAAGGTTGAAGCGGATCTTCCTCCCTTGATGGGAAGGGGACAAAGGGGGAGGGTGACGAAGGATACTGCCTTCGGCGGTCGGGCGAAGACTTCTTGAATGGAAAGCGGCCTGCGATGCAACGCCCGCGCAGGACTCTCTCATCGAGTGTTTCGAGATTGCCCCTAGTCGTCCAGCGGCAGGTCTTCGCCGTGTAGTAGCCGCAGTACCGATCCTGGGTGTGAGCGGTCCATGAACGCGACTTCCAGCGTCAGGCCTTCGCGGGCTTCGGAACCCTCCCCACCATCGAGCGCGGCGCTGCCCGCGTCCCAAATCTCCTTCAGCTCTTCGATCGCTTTTTCGACCGTCTTGATGCGCGAGTCGAACTTCTTCAGCCTCTCCTCGATCACCTTGCGAACCTCTGCGTCGGCGGCAAGGAAGCCGTGCTTGCGTCGGGTGTGAAAGTCCCCATCGTATTCGATGGCGGAGAAGAGGTCTTGCTCCTGGGTGTCGCCGACCTCGGCAAAGAGGGCCATGGCGATGACGGGGGCCGAGGAGAAGTCGGCGAAGGCGCGCTTGATGGGCGCGGAGATGGCGGTGACGACGCGCTGAAGCGTCACGTCCTGCTCGCTGCGGCTGAAGCCCTCGCGGTGGGCAAAGTCGAGCGCGGCGGTGCGGATGGCTTCGGCGTCGGACTGCTGTCCCAGAGCCGCCATCGCCAGCCGGTCGTAGATTTCAAAGGTCTTGCGGGCGTTGCGGCGGTAGGTGAGGATGACGATTCCGGGCTCGATGGAGATTCCAAGGATCGGCGCACCGAGGGTCAGACGGGATTCGATATATTGGGCGCGGTTGCCGATGGCCTCCTGCCAGTCGTATGGTGTGAGCATCTGTTGTAGTTATACGTGATTTTCAGAGATTTGCGTTAAGTGGGTCAGTGACTTCAGGATTTGCACTACTCATCGGCTACCATCAGCTTCTGATATGCTTCTTCAAACTGCTTCTTGTAGCTCTCGACCGCCGCTTGAAATTCCGCCTCTGTCAGCACGATTGGAGACGCTTCGGGGCAAGTTACCCCTTGTTGGTAGAGAACTTCGGCGAGGGCATCACAGGCAGCATAAACATCAGGGGATCCGCGCTTTGCTCGCTTAGCCGCTTCGATTCCTTCTGTAGTAAGCCAATATCTGCCCTGAGAGTGCTCTATAAAACCTGCCCGGAGAAGTCTATTAAGGCCACTACTGAGTTCCGTTCGTGTGATCAGCAACTTTTGAATCCCGTCAACACTCCATATGACGTTGGGCAAATCAGTTGCTTTTCCATCAGAGGGAATCGCGCAGAATACCCATCCGTCGCTTGCCATCCGTCTAAGGATAGCATCCGTCAGGCATAGGTACATGATGGGAGCGAGATGAACAGCGCTAATCCCCAAATCACCCAGTAGATTAGGGCAATCGGCCGTCGCTTCACCAATGATGCAATAACACAAACCAATCCGAAGCCCATCAGCCCAGCGCTGATAAGGGCGCAGTATGTTGAAAATTGGTAAGCATAGGCGCCGTTGAACCACTCAACGTATGCTGGACTTGCCCACAACGCCAACAACGACGCAAGACCAAACACATTCGTAAGCCCTAGCGCACGACTGCCTGGCTTCGATGCGCGGCTCTCAGAATTTGGTCGCGCAGTGGTCTCTTCGAATTCCATAATTGCCTTGCCCGACCTCTACGTTCTAAGACGGTCTATCTCGTCTGTTTTGGGTCATCTCTTCAATCCAAATAGGAACACTACAGCCGATTTTGTAAGATGCCATAGCGCTACAAATGGCAATGCGATGATTATGAAGGGCGTTGCTGCGACTATCAAGGCGATTAATACTGTGTTCGACCACTTTGCTGCCCGATCAACCTCACCTTGTGTAATTGGCCTGAAGTCCCGTGGCGGTGTCGACCAGCTAAGTTCTTGTTCGAGAAATCGTAGCGCGTCATAAGCGGTGTGCGATCGCTCGGTTGCCATTTCTTGCAAAGTGATACCTTTTGCCGTAAGCCGGTACTTCCACGCCGAGGACTCGACGTAGCCACCTCCTATAAGACTGCCAAGAGCGATGTTCAGAACATCAGCCGATAATGGTGCCTTTTCAAGAGCTTCATACACTCCGACAATATCGCTCAAAGGCGTCCATTTTCCTTCGCGTTTTAGGCTGTGAAGCACGATTGCAGCGGTATAGAGGGAAATGTGATCATGCATGGTCGGTTGATGTGGTGCTATGCGAGGCAAATCGGCAAGACACTGCAGATATAGATACAGGAAGATGATTGTATCGGCAATGCATTTGCAAGATGCAGTGATGTGTAATCCTACTTGACTTCAGTTTTTAAAGTAGTTCAACACGCAATGCGACTAATTCGCTGTACACTTGATGCATGCAAATACGCCTGCGTTCGGGGTATGCCTGGCTTGGCGCTGCCGTTCTTCTCTCCGGCTTTCCGGCAACTGTGCCAGCCTCGACTGTTTCTGCGCTCGCATTCGCGTCGCTTGCCTACGGACCGAGGGATCAGCAAGATTGGACCGTTCTCGAGCAAGGCGACTTCAGTCCAGTCGCACTCGCGTCTGCCAATGAACTGGATAGATACGGGTTTCGCTCGGGCGTCGTTCTGAACTTGTACATCACGTATGAGGTTTTCTGGCTGGATGTGACCTGCTCAAGACGGGTCACTCCAGGACTAAGCCTCTTTGGGACTTCCAACTACAACGAAACCTTTGCCAAGGCAGAGACGCCGGGTGGTGAGTACGTGCTGCTGCCGATCTTGCAGCGGGGCGACGAGCCGGGAAGCTACGCGATCCCTATTCCCATCGCCTACGCGCCAAAGGTCTCTACACTCAAGCTGACGCTTTCGTCGAGCGGATGCAAAAACACCGTGCTGCGCCTGAACCGTATTCCAAAGTCGATCGAGCAGACGCCGCAAAAGGCCAAGCCCGTCACCGAGCTGCGCGCGGATGGTATCAGCGTGTCTGGACGTGCGTTTCCGGTGACTTCGGACGCTACAGGAAGCGAGGTTGGGCTGGGCTATCGCCTGTCTTGGAGCGAGCTGTCCTCGGGGCTGTTCTGGCGTATCCGGGTGGACCACCCGACGAAGCCGTTCGTTTCTCCGGCAATGCTGTCTTACGATGGCAATGCCAGCTTTATCGTCGAACCTTCGGCAGGGCATACGACGCGCGGTGCGATGATGTCGATTCCTTTTTCGCGCGATGTGAATATGCTGGGAGTCAAGGGCGTTTTTGAGGGCTATGCGGAAGAAACGGAAACGGTCGATTTTGGCACTCTGCCGCTTCTGCGCACTGAAGAGGAAGAGCATGAACAGAGAGTCCGTGACATCGTCGGGATCAGGGTCCGGAAGTATTCGTATCTCGACATCAGCGAACCGATAGCACGAACGCTGCCCTCCGGTTTGCGCATCACCCTTCTTCCCCTGCGGTCGCCCCGGGAGCACAACCTCAGCCATACAAACGATATGATCTACGTGCGCATTCAGGCCGATGCGGACAGTCTGCGCAGGGCAATAGGCAAGGCCCCCATGTCGGGGGAAGAGCCGATTGTGGAGGTTCGTCGAGAAACCAACGACTTTTCTTTTCACCAAATTCAGCCTCCGCGCGACGGCATGAACAAGGCGAGCCCCATGATCGTGCTTCCGCTGGACAGTGCGGACCAGCAGTCGGTCTCCCTGCGCCTGAAGGTGCGCAAGCTTTCTCTGCAGAAGCGGCTTTCCTACAGCCTCTTGCTTCCGGTGGATCGCTCAAGGCCGGAAAAGGCAGTGTGGAGCCTACCGCTGCCTGGGTCGATGTCGGGTGCCGTTGATTGAGGCTGGCTGCAAACTTGAGGGGAGAAGACCAATAGGATAGTGTAGGTCCATAAGAGGACAGACCTTACTGTACACTGGAATCATGAAGAGGCGAAGGCTAAACTGGTCCGCAGCGCTTATCGTGTTTGCTTGTCTTGCTGCGGTCGGGGCAGTGATCCATGTCGTTAAGCCGGCTTGGTATGCAAACGCTCTTGAGTCTTTGCGTAGGCGCAGCGAGGGTTGGGAAGTGCTAAAGCAGGGGGATTTCGAGGCTGTCAGCCTTCTGCCTGTTTCTGAGGAATTCGTGCAACCGCGTGAGTTTCCCCACGGATCGGGTCTCACGGTGCGTGCTGACACCAGCTCTTGGTTCTACTTCCGTTGTGGCAAGCCAGTTGGAACGTGGGAAAGCAATATGGGGCTCGAAACGAAGCCTTTGTCGGAGTTGCCCTCTTACGCCCGGTTGCAAACGCCGAGCGGGGCAAGCACCATTGTTGAGATTCAGGGCGGATTCTACGACCCCTACCTCTATTGCGTTCAGGTTCCTGGAAAACACCCGAGTAATCTTGATTTCATTGATTTGACATTGAAAGCCAAGGGTTGCGAAGACACCGTCATACGGCTTTTTAAGCCGGGAAAGACGGTTCCAGTCCATGAGGGTCACCCTAAGGACACCCTTGTTCAGGATGGTGTCACCATCAAGGGCACGGCGAACGCGATTAAAGGCATCGAGTCGGGTGATACGGTAGGGATTGAGTGGTCAGTTGGTTGGCAGGGTCTTTCGGACCAGCTCGTTTGGCGGT
Encoded proteins:
- a CDS encoding WD40 repeat domain-containing protein; amino-acid sequence: MAASDAASETAALVVKPIRTSHGIKLMSVAPGPTGSKVVIGAEDKTVRIVDASTGGTVMTFTGHPQPCYAVAWSPNGKLIASGDESARIFIWDTATGKKLRELRTHTRGIQALSFSPNSQTLMSTGKDDMMRVYDLSNGKEIKTIAGKGTNLYGAQYLDNGGTIVASLGAGVKLTIGSKVTTFNYPGNQGYWDAAYLPQSSRVLTAARDGRIGLWDAKTGNRIQFLNGHQDWAVHVVATPNGKYGISSSADRTVRVWDLKTLANVATLEDQSLVGAPITVTADGKYLISCSSSESLQVSALNPPQPPTPVKATKAKKRGG
- the ftsZ gene encoding cell division protein FtsZ, translating into MRPENLFESQATIKVLGIGGAGCNAVNRMISEGVLGVQFVALNTDGQALQLSRASKKLQIGETLTRGLGAGGDPVVGEKAAHESEKLIEAELEGADMIFITAGMGGGTGTGAAPVVAEIARRKGILTVGVVTKPFLFEGPRRRKLAEDGAARLKDSVDTLITVPNDRLLSVVEKKTTMQQAFAEADDVLRQGVQGISDIILLPGVINVDFADVRSVMRGAGVALMGLGKGVGDQRARMAAQHAANSPLLETSIQGAKRLLVNITAGPDFSIGEAHEAMEYILQFADSEDADIIMGHVLRDNSEGEVSVTLLAAGMTGTVPLQHRDQEVFVTDSTGTVNVPRRDVSSTQPNASTPPPIGLDEIDLDIPTFLRRQRSGN
- the prmC gene encoding peptide chain release factor N(5)-glutamine methyltransferase, with the protein product MTLGEWIPQAGAALRQNGVESPTLEAQVLAAHTLGRDRSWVLAHPEAELPELAANALLERRLGHEPLAYILGYREFYGRRFAVNPSVLIPRQDTETLIEAALMHPALTSDNPLRVLDIGTGSGCIAITLKLERPLWSIAATDISPKALQSAELNAESLGAVVRLLQGDLFEPVQGETFDLIVSNPPYIGIHEELAPEVREHEPASALFGGESGDEFYRRLAREVGPHLAEGGWVFVEVGYQQAEAVRGLLEAQGMRFGQAYADIQGHQRILSFSLG